In Quercus lobata isolate SW786 chromosome 12, ValleyOak3.0 Primary Assembly, whole genome shotgun sequence, a genomic segment contains:
- the LOC115971882 gene encoding synaptonemal complex protein 1-like yields the protein MQKLGFSSMKSLDQFKSFAGSATGTAKSFSFSSRPASDSISSGSFTNLKLTAEKLVKEQASVKTDLEMANNKLKKSMDHIRALEEKLQNAFNENAKLKVKQKEDEKLWKGLESKFSSTKTLCDQLTETLQHLAGQVHDAEKDKEFFEEKLSTSSIALDDLNQQMHDLSLKLESTEETLGIRGKELEELKMEKEEKDKLYTDEMCRTANLIVEKDAMIEKFEATVAANRLATESLNSKLEEVHLELKLKEDEIKQLIITQQNLEKEKSDFQLCSEDLAKKLDISFKEIRSLKGLVHEFAAQLVELDKQSLTFSDKFDHLNSLYDSCLKLVQQEKDLAATHAKKQYDQLHDKFLCMTSEKDALQLVNQELNNKLIELQKVQESVMKHLSEECRLAGERIQKLESEAETLVSKKIETEMLVSKLEERIDTLSESSRTSENKMQDLLLKISALVSENKDNSEKLQSEIQKKAEEIDILQKDSEKHKQHVDLQEKQISQLHDLLKEKEQFILQCEEQEKKLEDQVKENQGLLIAAESKLAEAKKQYDQMLESKQLELSRHLKEISQRNDQAINDIRRKYDVEKLEIVNMEKEKADKIVSEMERKCDQKITESKEESRQYLMHVQEEHAALVSRIQQEHDRKELALKAHHTEELKRAELEAENELREKTVSLRNEHEAQLRALRCEHEDECRKLQEELDLQKSKEDRQRALLQLQWKVMSDKPKEDQEVNSKKEHSISSIKMRNSAGSKRSQHALERPEGEEKESPLLGATQTPVSKLLKKVETVNTGSVMSIPKHHKKVTHHEYEVETSNGRTITKRRKTRSTVMFEDPKKHKKMNTPKANTPRSFVKGVKGGHPRPSNIGDLFSEGSLNPYADDPYAFD from the exons ATGCAGAAGCTAGGGTTTTCAAGCATGAAGAGCTTGGATCAGTTCAAATCCTTCGCAGGATCTGCCACAGGAACCGCGAAGAGCTTCTCATTCTCTTCGCGTCCTGCTTCGGATTCAATCTCATCAGGAAGTTTCACGAATTTGAAGCTCACAGCAG AGAAGTTGGTGAAGGAGCAAGCTTCCGTGAAGACTGATCTGGAAATGGCG AACAACAAGCTGAAGAAATCGATGGATCATATCCGTGCATTAGAGGAAAAATTGCAGAATGCTTTCAATGAAAATGCTAAGCTCAAGGTGAAGCAGAAAGAAGATGAGAAACTCTGGAAAGGATTGGAGTCTAAATTCTCTTCAACTAAGACTCTGTGTGATCAACTCACCGAGACCTTACAGCACTTGGCTGGTCAGGTTCACGATG CTGAGAAAGATAAGGAGTTCTTTGAAGAAAAACTATCCACAAGTTCAATCGCTCTTGATGACTTGAACCAACAAATGCATGATCTGTCCCTAAAGTTAGAGTCTACAGAAGAAACTCTTGGAATTC GTGGAAAGGAACTCGAGGAACTCAAAATggagaaagaggaaaaagataAACTTTACACAGATGAAATGTGTAGGACTGCCAATCTCATAGTGGAAAAAG ACGCGATGATTGAGAAGTTTGAGGCAACTGTAGCTGCCAATAGATTGGCGACAGAGAGTTTGAACTCTAAATTGGAAGAGGTGCACCTTGAGTTGAAACTGAAAGAAGatgaaattaaacaattaataaTCACTCAGCAAAACTTggagaaagaaaagagtgaTTTCCAATTGTGCAGTGAAGACTTAGctaaaaaattagatatttcATTCAAGGAGATAAGAAGCCTCAAAGGTTTGGTCCATGAGTTTGCTGCACAGTTGGTTGAATTGGACAAACAAAGCTTAACTTTTTCAGACAAGTTTGATCATCTGAACTCTCTTTATGACTCTTGCCTTAAGCTGGTCCAGCAGGAGAAAGACCTTGCTGCAACGCATGCCAAAAAACAATATGATCAACTTCATGATAAGTTCTTATGCATGACATCAGAAAAAGATGCATTGCAACTAGTAAATCAGGAATTAAACAATAAGCTCATCGAACTTCAGAAAGTCCAAGAGTCTGTTATGAAACATCTTTCAGAGGAGTGCCGTTTAGCAGGggagagaattcaaaaattggAATCTGAAGCAGAAACTCTGGTCTCAAAGAAGATTGAAACAGAAATGTTGGTGTCCAAATTAGAGGAGAGAATTGATACTCTGTCAGAAAGTTCAAGAACATCTGAGAATAAAATG CAAgatttattgctgaaaatttcAGCATTAGTAAGTGAGAATAAAGATAATTCAGAGAAATTACAGTCAGAGATACAGAAAAAAGCAGAAGAAATAGATATTTTGCAAAAGGATAGTGAGAAACATAAGCAGCATGTAGATTTGCAAGAGAAACAAATCAGTCAGCTGCATGATCTCTTAAAGGAAAAGGAACAATTTATTTTGCAATGTGAGGAGCAAGAGAAGAAGCTGGAAGATCAAGTGAAAGAG AATCAGGGATTGTTGATTGCTGCTGAAAGTAAACTTGCAGAGGCTAAGAAGCAATATGATCAGATGCTAGAGAGTAAACAATTGGAGTTGTCAAGGCATTTGAAAGAGATTTCTCAGAGAAATGATCAG GCAATCAATGACATAAGGAGGAAGTATGACGTGGAGAAGCTGGAAATTGTTAATATGGAAAAAGAGAAG GCCGACAAAATTGTTTcagaaatggaaagaaaatgtgACCAAAAAATCACAGAGAGCAAAGAAGAATCAAGGCAATACTTGATGCATGTTCAGGAGGAACATGCTGCTCTG GTGAGTCGTATTCAACAGGAACATGACAGAAAGGAACTGGCACTTAAAGCTCACCACACTGAAGAGCTAAAACGTGCTGAACTTGAAGCTGAAAATGAATTGAGAGAG AAAACAGTGTCGCTCAGGAATGAACATGAAGCTCAGTTGAGAGCTTTGAGATGTGAGCATGAAGATGAGTGCAGAAAGCTGCAAGAGGAGTTGGATCTTCAGAAGTCCAAA GAAGACAGGCAGAGGGCTTTGTTGCAATTGCAGTGGAAAGTGATGAGTGACAAGCCAAAAGAGGACCAAGAAGTGAACTCAAAAAAG GAGCACTCCATTTCATCAATAAAGATGAGAAATTCTGCAGGCAGCAAAAGAAGTCAGCATGCTCTGGAAAGACCAGAGGGCGAAGAGAAG GAATCTCCTCTCTTGGGAGCAACACAAACACCGGTGTCAAAGTTGCTGAAGAAAGTAGAGACCGTAAACACAGGAAGTGTAATGAGTATTCCTAAGCATCATAAGAAG GTAACTCACCATGAGTATGAAGTTGAAACTTCTAATGGCAGAACAATTACAAAACGAAGGAAAACAAGAAGTACTGTCATGTTTGAG GacccaaaaaaacataaaaagatgAATACACCAAAAGCGAATACCCCCAGAAGTTTTGTCAAG GGAGTCAAAGGAGGTCATCCACGTCCTTCGAACATAGGTGATTTGTTTTCAGAAGGGTCTCTAAATCCCTATGCAGATGATCCCTATGCATTTGATTAG
- the LOC115972158 gene encoding probable mitochondrial adenine nucleotide transporter BTL3 — protein sequence MVGLDLRFTNSHPQEQSHISHTPNPNFSAFVSGGLFLEPTVPSSFVNLVSSSTTSSISLSVSGSASSCTCGKTPVFLGREKRARVGFLTVSLKSDEFVRESKVYLVQNGEEGSDKAASATATATATTCAEQGNKHKVRLRSGYAMNTTKHLWSGAIAAMVSRTFVAPLERLKLEYIVRGEQKNLFELVKTIAVSQGLRGFWRGNLVNILRTAPFKAVNFCAYDTYRKQLLKLSGNEETTNSERFIAGAAAGITATVLCLPLDTIRTTMVATGGEALGGVINTFNQMIRTEGFFALYKGLVPSIISMAPSGAVFYGVYDILKSAYLHSPEGRKRIQNMNQQGQELNALDQLELGPFRTLLYGAVAGACAEAATYPFEVVRRQLQMQVRATKLGALATCVKIVEQGGIPALYAGLIPSLLQVLPSASISYFVYEFMKIVLKVE from the exons ATGGTAGGACTGGACCTCCGCTTCACCAACTCTCATCCACAAGAACAATCTCATATTTCTCATACTCCAAATCCCAATTTCAGTGCATTTGTTAGCGGCGGCTTGTTTCTCGAGCCCACAGTTCCTTCTTCGTTCGTTAACTTAGTTTCTTCATCCACAACTTCTTCAATTAGTTTATCAGTATCGGGTTCGGCCTCTTCTTGTACCTGTGGTAAAACACCGGTTTTTTtagggagagagaagagggCTCGAGTTGGGTTTTTGACAGTGAGCTTGAAGAGTGATGAATTTGTTCGGGAATCGAAGGTGTATTTGGTGCAAAACGGAGAGGAGGGGTCTGATAAGGCGGCTTCGGcgacggcgacggcgacggCGACGACATGTGCTGAGCAAGGAAATAAACACAAGGTTAGGTTGCGGAGTGGCTATGCCATGAACACTACTAAGCATCTGTGGTCTGGTGCTATAGCCGCTATGGTCTCCAG AACCTTTGTTGCCCCACTTGAGAGACTGAAGCTGGAATATATAGTTCGCGGTGAACAAAAGAATCTGTTTGAACTTGTCAAGACTATTGCAGTTTCTCAGGGTTTGAGAGGATTTTGGAGGGGGAACCTTGTCAACATTCTTCGTACAGCTCCATTTAAGGCAGTTAATTTTTGTGCTTATGATACATACAGAAAACAGTTGCTCAAACTGTCTGGAAATGAGGAAACTACAAATTCTGAGAGATTTATTGCTGGTGCTGCTGCTGGAATAACTGCTACTGTCCTCTGTTTACCACTTGATACT ATCCggaccacaatggtggcaactGGTGGGGAAGCCTTGGGTGGTGTTATTAATACTTTCAATCAGATGATCCGAACTGAAGGATTCTTTGCTCTTTACAAGGGTTTAGTACCCTCCATTATAAGTATGGCACCCTCAGGTGCAGTTTTCTATGGTGTGTATGATATACTGAAATCAGCATATCTGCATTCACCAGAGGGAAGGAAGAGAATACAGAATATGAATCAGCAGGGGCAGGAACTGAATGCTTTAGACCAGCTTGAGTTGGGACCATTTAGGACATTATTATATGGGGCTGTTGCTGGTGCTTGTGCAGAAGCAGCAACGTATCCATTTGAAGTTGTGAGAAGACAGCTTCAAATGCAAGTCCGGGCAACTAAATTGGGTGCATTGGCAACTTGTGTCAAGATAGTTGAGCAAGGAGGAATACCAGCTCTGTATGCAGGACTTATTCCGAGTTTGCTACAG GTACTTCCTTCGGCTTCAATAAGTTACTTTGTGTATGAATTCATGAAGATTGTCCTCAAAGTGGAATGA
- the LOC115972347 gene encoding uncharacterized protein LOC115972347 yields the protein MSHSDDGAAGGCACSAGVNDGSHDGSGEPSCTHCRKSDTSSSYAYTSLSFDSIPLTDSEKLRRIVIASIKGFAIGAGLKGGLALFSILARLGRKKALTSLRKEGVLTNSEAIVRSLKETLRYGLFLGTFAGTFVSVDEIIGALGGHRRTAGWRALVAGAVAGPSMLMTGIETQHTALSIYILMRAAVLASRCGIKSKRFGRICKPLTWSHGDIFLMCLSSSQILSAYILNQESLPISYKSFLNKHGGKDQVILQGVKQIACGMPFTNLEEIEKYYKALGTSIKLDPEMKVPCSIIHGNQSCSGHFLSFLLQAYKRALPVYLPVYLMPALIVHRKGVLKRPYTILGKGVLGTARSSLFLSVYCSSAWMWTCMLFRIFKRCNIPMVAMGTFPTGLALAIEKKSRRMEISLYCFARAIESFFSCMSGAGYLPQSKNFKRADVMIFSLSTAIIMHCYAQEREVFRSKYLNVLDWVFGVPPPSPCETPRCKDIVRS from the exons ATGTCTCATTCCGACGACGGAGCCGCCGGAGGCTGCGCATGCTCCGCGGGAGTTAATGATGGTTCTCACGACGGATCCGGTGAGCCGAGCTGCACGCATTGCAGAAAGTCAGATACATCTTCCTCATATGCTTACACTTCCCTTTCGTTCGATTCGATTCCATTGACGGACTCGGAGAAGCTTCGAAGAATTGTCATTGCTTCGATTAAGGGGTTCGCGATTGGAGCTGGTCTCAAAGGTGGCCTTGCTCTCTTCTCGATCCTTGCTCGTTTGGGACGAAAAAAGGCCCTAACCTCTCTCAG GAAGGAGGGGGTGCTTACAAATAGCGAAGCAATTGTAAGGTCTTTGAAGGAAACATTGAGATATGGTCTATTTCTTGGCACTTTTGCTGGTACATTTGTCTCCGTGGATGAGATTATTGGTGCTTTGGGTGGTCATCGTAG GACTGCAGGGTGGAGGGCTCTGGTGGCGGGGGCGGTGGCGGGGCCTTCGATGCTGATGACTGGAATAGAGACACAGCATACGGCCCTTTCCATATACATACTTATGCGTGCTGCAGTCTTGGCATCGCGATGTGGGATAAAGAGCAAGCGTTTTGGCCGAATTTGTAAACCTTTGACATGGTCTCATGGTGATATATTCCTTATGTGTCTCTCCTCTTCACAAATTTT GTCTGCTTACATATTGAACCAAGAGAGTCTGCCTATATCATACAAGTCCTTTCTCAATAAACATGGTGGAAAGGATCAGGTTATCCTGCAAGGTGTGAAACAGATTGCATGTGGCATGCCTTTTACTAATTTGGAAGAAATTGAGAAATATTACAAGGCCTTGGGCACGAGCATAAAACTAGATCCAGAAATGAAGGTTCCTTGCTCG ATCATACATGGAAATCAGTCATGCAGTGgacattttctttcatttcttcttcAAGCCTATAAAAGAGCGTTACCTGTGTATCTTCCTGTATATTTGATGCCTGCACTGATAGTTCATCGTAAGGGCGTCCTGAAAAG GCCTTACACAATACTAGGCAAGGGTGTTCTTGGCACTGCAAGATCAAGCTTGTTTCTATCCGTATATTGCTCATCTGCATG GATGTGGACATGCATGCTCTTCAGGATTTTCAAGAGATGTAACATTCCAATGGTGGCAATGggaacg TTCCCAACTGGCCTGGCATTGGCCATTGAGAAGAAAAGTAGGCGAATGGAGATATCACTCTACTGCTTTGCACGGGCTATTGAGAGCTTCTTCTCATGTATGTCTGGAGCTGGATATCTACCACAATCAAAGAATTTCAAGAGAGCTGATGTGATGATTTTCAGCTTATCAACAGCCATCATAATGCACTGCTATGCCCAGGAAAGGGAAGTGTTTCGATCCAAGTACTTGAATGTTCTTGATTGGGTATTTGGCGTGCCTCCTCCTTCTCCATGTGAAACCCCACGCTGCAAAGATATAGTTAGAAGCtag
- the LOC115971957 gene encoding multifunctional methyltransferase subunit TRM112 homolog A-like, with product MRLLTHNMLSSNIKGVSNGFPLRIEVEKVVEKQVDFNADFLRNMFPKIEWKAFVDAAKTVGYAELPEEVESSALESEEFLNKFHHALLELHLEEGALVCPETGRRFPVSKGIPNMLLHEDEV from the coding sequence ATGAGGCTGTTAACACACAACATGCTTTCATCGAACATCAAGGGCGTAAGCAACGGGTTTCCTCTTCGAATCGAGGTAGAGAAAGTGGTGGAGAAGCAAGTCGACTTCAACGCCGACTTCCTCCGCAACATGTTTCCCAAGATCGAGTGGAAGGCCTTCGTTGACGCTGCTAAGACCGTAGGCTACGCGGAGCTCCCTGAGGAGGTCGAATCGTCTGCGCTCGAATCGGAAGAGTTCTTAAACAAGTTCCACCATGCCCTTCTCGAGCTCCACCTCGAGGAAGGCGCCCTTGTTTGCCCTGAGACCGGTCGCCGCTTCCCTGTCAGTAAGGGAATCCCCAACATGCTCCTCCATGAGGACGAGGTCTGA
- the LOC115970888 gene encoding signal peptidase complex-like protein DTM1 codes for MANDAALRTSLIWLAAIIVVVGISTRSFKKMMATYVVGGLGIAGVLLPDWGYFNRDCSRWTSPVTAEERASHIASTRSGSKRFKIYPIRMTVYTTVYGFALYKWWVFVSN; via the exons ATGGCAAACGACGCAGCACTACGCACCTCTCTGATATGGCTAGCCGCAATCATAGTGGTAGTTGGGATAAGCACGCGTTCATTCAAGAAAATGATGGCTACGTACGTGGTGGGTGGGCTTGGAATTGCTGGGGTTCTCTTACCCGATTGGGGCTACTTCAACCGTGATTGCTCTAGGTGGACCTCACCGGTTACTGCCGAGGAAAGGGCCTCTCATATTGCTTCTACAAGATCTGGATCGAAAAG GTTTAAAATTTACCCTATCAGAATGACTGTCTACACCACCGTATATGGTTTTGCTCTGTACAAGTGGTGGGTTTTTGTATCAAACTAG